A genomic segment from Neobacillus sp. YX16 encodes:
- the rimP gene encoding ribosome maturation factor RimP: MSKVTEVVEELAQPIIQELGLELVEIEFVKEGKNWFLRVYIDKENGVDIEDCGNVSERLSEKLDELDPITQNYFLEVSSPGAERPLKKAKDFEKAIGKNVFIKTYEPIDGEKGFEGELLYYDGQTVKVEMKIKTRKKVIEIPFEKVASARLAVIFS, translated from the coding sequence ATGAGCAAAGTAACGGAAGTAGTAGAAGAGCTAGCGCAGCCAATTATCCAGGAGCTTGGATTAGAATTGGTGGAAATCGAGTTTGTTAAAGAAGGGAAAAACTGGTTTCTGCGCGTATATATTGATAAAGAAAACGGTGTTGATATAGAGGACTGTGGCAATGTCAGTGAACGGCTTAGTGAAAAACTCGATGAGCTTGACCCGATAACCCAAAATTATTTTCTTGAGGTATCTTCTCCAGGTGCAGAACGACCGCTTAAAAAAGCAAAAGATTTTGAAAAGGCAATTGGTAAAAATGTGTTCATTAAAACATACGAGCCGATTGACGGTGAAAAAGGTTTTGAAGGGGAATTACTTTATTATGACGGGCAAACAGTAAAAGTAGAGATGAAAATCAAAACCCGTAAAAAAGTAATTGAAATTCCTTTTGAAAAAGTGGCTAGTGCAAGACTAGCAGTTATTTTTTCATAA